The segment GAAGCAGGGTTGAAGCTGCTTAAGGAAGCGAGTTGAGCCAAGAAACGAGGCGATCGATTCAGTGCCTTTTCTGACTGGATTTAGAAAGATTTGCAACTTGAGAAGGTCACAGTTGGAATTTTTCAACCAAATTTTTCAATCACCTCTTTCAACCAAAACTCCAGTTCAAAGCAATTGCTGCATATCAGGGATCAGGGTCAGCCATTTTCTAACCCCTGCTCCCGGCAACCTGCCCTCTGTTCTTGACTCCTACCCTCTACCATCCTGTATCCTGATTGCTGTTCCTGTTGCTGTAATTAATAACAACGACCCAGATTGATCAATATTGATGGTTCCAGTGTCAACTTCAATCCCAATGACAGCATTGGCGCCAAGGCGTTCGGCTCGTCTAGCGAGTTCTTCGATCGCTTCTCGTTGTCCCTGCTCAAATACTCGTTCGTAGCTGGCAGTTCTGCCGCCAATGATGTCTCGAATTCCAGCAAAGAAATCGCGCAGGGCATTCGCTCCATAAACGACTTCTGCTGTTACAACTCCGAGGTAGGATTCAACGATCGCCCCTTGAATGACATCAGTTGTTGATAGAATCATGTATTGTTCTTCCTCACATCGCAGACAAAATTCCTAGATGACCTTATCACTCCTACGCCGAACTGTGCATCATCAAGCATTGCTAACGGCAAGTTTCCTGTTCTCTGTTGG is part of the Trichocoleus sp. genome and harbors:
- a CDS encoding YbjQ family protein — its product is MILSTTDVIQGAIVESYLGVVTAEVVYGANALRDFFAGIRDIIGGRTASYERVFEQGQREAIEELARRAERLGANAVIGIEVDTGTINIDQSGSLLLITATGTAIRIQDGRG